A stretch of DNA from Acidimicrobiia bacterium:
GATCGCACCCGCGAGCGCGAAGTCGCCGTGGCGGCGCGCGACCTCGTCGATCGCGACACCGCGCCGAGCGTCACCTCGTTGGGGCACGAGGATCGCGGTGAGCAGCTCGTCGGGTTCGACGACGGTCATCCATGTTCCCGTGAAGAAGTCGGCCGCGGGCACGCGCCGCGCGCCGCTCGCGCTGGTGACCTCGAGCTCCGCATCGAGCGCGAGCGCGACGGCGGGGTATTCGGACGCGGGGTCGGCGTGCGCGAGCGAGCCACCGATCGTCCCGCGGTTGCGAATCTGGAAGTGGCCGATGAGCGGGGTCGCGCGTGTGAGGAGCGGCGTGTCGTAGGCGATGGTGGCGTCGCGGCCGACCGTCGCCTGGCGGGTGCCGGCGCCGATGCGGAGCGTGCCGTTGTCGGTGCCGATCGACTGCAGCTCGGCGACACCGTTGAGGTCGACGAGATGCTCGAAGCGGGTGAGCCGCAGGGCGAGCATGGGCACGAGGCTCTGCCCGCCGGCCAGCGGCTTGGCCTCGTCGCCGTGCTCCGCGAGCAGTCCCGCGGCCTCGGCGACGGTCGTCGGGCGGTGGAGCGTGAACGGCGCCGGCTTCACTCGCTCACCCCGCGTTTCCTGACATCGGCGTCAGTCTCTCCGAGCGGCCGCGCGCCGGTCAACGCCACGACTTCGGCCCGGCCCGGCCCGGGTCCCGTGGTCCCGTGGTACTGCGCTACCCGGCGATACGCCGGGAACGCAGTACCACTAACGCGCGGAACGGCAGAGGAGCACGCCGACGTCGCTGTGGATCACGAACTCGCCGTCGCGCCCGATCGCAGCGGTCGCTTGTTGCGCGAACGCGCCGAGCATCGACTCCCACGAGGTGCCGGTCGGGATCGCAGGCTCGAAGAGCGATTGCTCGCTGTCGACGTACGCGACCAGTGGCGCGGCGTCGGGCACGGTGATCGTGTTGCTCCTGCGTTCCGAACGCACGACCGTCAGCGCGGGCGCGACGAGTCGGGGCGCGTCGTCGAGCAGGAAGCGCGCCGCGCTGCGGGCGGGCGCGTCCCAGTCGGCACCGGTGACCGAGCGGAACGCGTCCGAGGTCAGCGCGTCCAGCTCGCGAAGATGGCGCGCGCCGTTCGTGACGATCGCGACGAGACCGTCGGGCGCGACCACGCGCGCGAGCTCGCGCGCCGCGAGCCCGATGTCGGGCACGTGGTAGAGCATGTGGGAGCAGAGCACGACGTCGAACGCCTGCGTGCACGCGGGCACCTGCATCGCGTCGGCGACCGCGGTCGCGCTGCCCGAGTCGCGCGCCGCGCGCGTCATTCCGGCGGAGAGATCGAAGCCGATCGTCGTGATCCCGGGGTGCCGTTCGCGCAGCTTCACGAGATACGCGCCCGGCCCGCAGCCGACATCGAGCACCCGAC
This window harbors:
- a CDS encoding xanthine dehydrogenase family protein subunit M, whose translation is MKPAPFTLHRPTTVAEAAGLLAEHGDEAKPLAGGQSLVPMLALRLTRFEHLVDLNGVAELQSIGTDNGTLRIGAGTRQATVGRDATIAYDTPLLTRATPLIGHFQIRNRGTIGGSLAHADPASEYPAVALALDAELEVTSASGARRVPAADFFTGTWMTVVEPDELLTAILVPQRGDARRGVAIDEVARRHGDFALAGAIAVIDLDDDDRVARAAIAMFGMGSTPLRAPTAEQTLRAYTRAQVDLAAVAQLAVRDTDPPDDVHATGAYRTRACAHLVARVLDRAFEEATSAAR
- a CDS encoding class I SAM-dependent methyltransferase, with the protein product MPDLPAPPMSESPWIDRARLRGAAYGTTGPLAARAALYQHQGERIDFAGWVLDLVEQEHPLGQRSRVLDVGCGPGAYLVKLRERHPGITTIGFDLSAGMTRAARDSGSATAVADAMQVPACTQAFDVVLCSHMLYHVPDIGLAARELARVVAPDGLVAIVTNGARHLRELDALTSDAFRSVTGADWDAPARSAARFLLDDAPRLVAPALTVVRSERRSNTITVPDAAPLVAYVDSEQSLFEPAIPTGTSWESMLGAFAQQATAAIGRDGEFVIHSDVGVLLCRSAR